From one Anguilla rostrata isolate EN2019 chromosome 12, ASM1855537v3, whole genome shotgun sequence genomic stretch:
- the si:cabz01090165.1 gene encoding leucine-rich repeat and fibronectin type III domain-containing protein 1-like protein: MVPAMKGSGRLKARSPAMEAILVGLALLVGAVSSMLCPKRCTCQNLLPSYTVLCAKTGLLFVPPNIDRQTAELRLMDNFITTLRHRDFANMSSLIHLTLSRNTISQIQPYAFADLQDLHALHLDSNRLTVLDDTHFQGLVNLRHLILSNNQLQRITEGAFQDFLETLEDLDLSYNNLVDIPWETVGLLVSVNTLSLDHNLIEFVPEGIFSNLHKLARLDMTSNKLKKIPPDPLFLRIPVYAKMKGSPLTALVLSFGGNPLHCNCELVWLRRLTREDDLETCASPRELAGKYFWTIREEEFVCEPPMITRHTSKMFVMAGQEVSLRCKSVGDPEPSTHWVSPEGKLIGNTSRTLCYENGSLDILATTVKDSGVFFCIASNAAGEATAPVELVVNPSPHYDPKLEPEPGPSDIPTSIKSNASGGHSRPDQQRVSVSELTSSSATIHWPPQNHIPGVRMYQIQYNSSSDDILIYRMIPASHKLFLLSDLASSRDYDLCVLAVYDDGVTALTATRLVGCVAFTTDREYRQCRSIHDQFLGGTMIIIIGGIIVASVLVFIFILLMKYKLHNNHYKQKAARVSNMCSQTNGSQGGGAQQNPPPPSSAGSATKAHPPPGGDRVLHEQAQVQEGYGNPLKGTTVVDLNPEYGKTAADEDAISQ; this comes from the exons GAGCCCAGCGATGGAGGCGATCCTCGTCGGCTTGGCGCTGCTGGTGGGAGCGGTGTCGTCCATGTTGTGTCCGAAGCGCTGCACCTGCCAGAACCTCCTCCCCTCCTACACTGTCCTCTGCGCCAAGACGGGCCTGCTCTTCGTCCCGCCCAACATCGACCGGCAGACGGCAGAGCTCCGCCTGATGGACAACTTCATCACCACGCTGCGGCACCGGGACTTCGCCAACATGTCCAGCCTCATCCACCTCACCCTCTCGCGCAACACCATCAGCCAGATCCAGCCCTACGCCTTCGCCgacctccaggacctgcacgcCCTGCACCTGGACAGCAACCGCCTGACCGTCCTGGACGACACGCACTTCCAGGGACTGGTCAACCTGCGCCACCTCATCCTGAGCAACAACCAGCTGCAGCGCATCACCGAGGGAGCCTTCCAGGACTTCCTGGAGACCCTGGAGGACCTGGACCTCTCCTACAACAACCTGGTGGACATCCCCTGGGAGACGGTGGGCCTGCTGGTCAGCGTCAACACCCTCAGCCTGGACCACAACCTCATCGAATTCGTCCCCGAGGGCATCTTCTCCAACCTCCACAAGCTGGCCCGCCTGGACATGACCTCCAACAAGCTGAAGAAGATCCCCCCGGACCCGCTGTTCCTCCGCATCCCCGTCTACGCCAAGATGAAGGGCTCGCCGCTCACGGCCCTGGTGCTCAGCTTCGGGGGGAACCCCCTGCACTGCAACTGCGAGCTGGTGTGGCTGCGGCGGCTCACCCGCGAGGACGACCTGGAGACGTGCGCCTCGCCGCGGGAGCTGGCGGGCAAGTACTTCTGGACCATCCGGGAGGAGGAGTTCGTCTGCGAGCCGCCCATGATCACCCGCCACACCTCCAAGATGTTCGTGATGGCGGGGCAGGAGGTCAGCCTCCGCTGCAAGTCGGTGGGCGACCCCGAGCCGTCCACGCACTGGGTGAGCCCCGAGGGCAAGCTGATCGGGAACACCTCGCGCACCCTCTGCTACGAGAACGGCTCCCTGGACATCCTGGCCACCACCGTCAAGGACTCGGGCGTCTTCTTCTGCATCGCGTCCAACGCGGCCGGGGAGGCCACCGCGCCCGTGGAGCTGGTGGTCAACCCCTCGCCGCACTACGACCCCAAGCTGGAGCCGGAGCCCGGGCCCTCCGACATCCCCACCTCCATCAAGTCCAACGCCAGCGGGGGCCACTCGCGGCCCGACCAGCAGAGGGTCAGCGTGTCGGagctcacctcctcctccgccaccATACACTGGCCCCCGCAGAACCACATCCCCGGGGTGCGCATGTACCAGATCCAGTACAACAGCTCCTCAGATGACATCCTCATCTACAG gaTGATCCCTGCTTCACACAAGCTCTTCCTGCTCAGTGACCTGGCCTCCTCGCGGGACTACGACCTGTGCGTGCTGGCGGTCTACGACGATGGCGTCACGGCGCTCACCGCCACCCGCCTGGTGGGCTGCGTGGCCTTCACCACCGACCGCGAGTACCGCCAGTGCCGCTCCATCCACGACCAGTTCCTGGGCGGCACcatgatcatcatcatcggCGGCATCATCGTGGCGTCCGTCCTCGTCTTCATCTTCATCCTGCTCATGAAGTACAAGCTGCACAACAACCACTACAAGCAGAAGGCTGCGCGCGTCAGCAACATGTGCTCCCAGACCAACGGGAgccaggggggcggagcccagcagaacccgcccccaccctcctcgGCCGGTTCGGCCACCAAGGCCCACCCACCACCGGGGGGCGACAGAGTGCTGCACGAGCAGGCCCAGGTGCAGGAGGGCTACGGGAACCCGCTCAAAGGGACGACCGTGGTGGACTTGAACCCGGAGTACGGGAAGACTGCGGCGGACGAGGACGCCATATCGCAATAA